One region of Niallia sp. Man26 genomic DNA includes:
- the lon gene encoding endopeptidase La, producing MEEKKNTLVPLLPLRGLLVYPTMVLHLDVGREKSVQALEKAMVEDHLIFLTMQKDIDIDDPAEEDLYKVGTLTKVKQMLKLPNGTIRVLVEGLKRAELVELSEEDGYYAASLKVMEENTSKDVEDEALMRTMLQYFEQYIKISKKISSETYATVSDMEEPGRMADIIASHLPIKLKEKQQILETLDNKERMNHVIDIIHNEKEVLNLEKKIGQRVKKSMERTQKEYYLREQMKAIQKELGDKDGKSGEVSTLSEKIEQAGMPEHVKAAALKELDRYEKIPSTSAESSVIRNYIDWLLALPWSNATEDDLNIIKAEKILDQDHYGLEKVKERVLEYLAVQSLTNSLKGPILCLAGPPGVGKTSLARSIAKSLNRNFVRISLGGVRDESEIRGHRRTYVGAMPGRIIQGMKKAGTINPVFLLDEIDKMSNDFRGDPSSAMLEVLDPEQNHNFSDHYIEETYDLSNVMFIATANNLATIPGPLRDRMEIINISGYTELEKIHIAKDHLLLKQIKDHGLTKGQLQIREDAIQNIVRHYTREAGVRSLERQIATICRKTARMIVSEEKKKVILTSKNVVEFLGKPIFRYGQAELEDQVGVATGLAYTTVGGDTLQIEVSLAPGKGKLVLTGKLGDVMKESAQAAFSYIRSKAEELGIDSKFHEKYDIHIHVPEGAVPKDGPSAGITMVTALVSALSGRPIKREVGMTGEVTLRGRVLPIGGLKEKSLSAHRAGLTTIIAPKDNEKDLDDIPESVREELNFILVSHVDEVLKHALNGSVNS from the coding sequence ATGGAGGAAAAAAAGAATACATTAGTACCCCTCCTGCCGCTTCGAGGATTACTTGTTTATCCAACAATGGTATTACACTTGGATGTTGGTAGAGAAAAGTCGGTGCAGGCACTTGAAAAAGCAATGGTGGAAGACCACCTGATTTTTCTAACAATGCAAAAGGATATTGATATTGATGATCCTGCTGAGGAGGATTTATACAAGGTTGGAACACTGACTAAGGTCAAGCAAATGCTGAAGCTTCCTAACGGTACAATTCGTGTCTTAGTGGAAGGTCTGAAGCGTGCTGAATTAGTGGAGTTGTCGGAAGAGGACGGCTATTATGCCGCATCTCTTAAAGTGATGGAAGAGAACACTTCTAAGGATGTAGAGGACGAGGCATTAATGCGGACAATGCTTCAGTACTTTGAGCAATACATAAAAATCTCCAAAAAGATTTCCAGTGAAACGTATGCAACTGTTTCTGACATGGAGGAACCGGGAAGAATGGCTGATATTATCGCCTCCCACTTGCCGATTAAATTGAAGGAAAAACAGCAGATTCTGGAAACATTAGATAATAAAGAGCGCATGAATCATGTGATTGATATCATTCATAATGAAAAAGAAGTCCTTAACTTAGAAAAGAAAATAGGACAGCGTGTGAAGAAATCCATGGAAAGAACGCAAAAGGAATACTATTTGCGTGAGCAAATGAAAGCGATCCAAAAAGAGCTTGGCGATAAAGATGGAAAAAGCGGAGAAGTCAGCACACTAAGCGAAAAGATAGAGCAGGCCGGAATGCCTGAGCATGTTAAGGCTGCAGCGCTGAAAGAATTAGACCGTTATGAAAAGATTCCGTCTACATCAGCAGAAAGCTCTGTTATCCGAAATTATATTGACTGGCTCTTAGCATTACCGTGGAGCAATGCGACAGAAGATGATTTAAATATAATAAAAGCTGAAAAAATCCTTGATCAAGATCACTACGGTCTTGAAAAGGTGAAGGAACGGGTTTTGGAATATTTGGCCGTTCAAAGCTTAACCAATTCCCTTAAAGGACCAATCCTTTGCTTGGCAGGACCTCCGGGAGTCGGAAAAACGAGCTTAGCACGCTCCATTGCTAAATCTCTTAACCGAAACTTTGTACGCATCTCCCTCGGAGGAGTCAGAGACGAGTCTGAGATTAGAGGTCATAGAAGGACATATGTCGGGGCGATGCCTGGCCGCATCATTCAAGGGATGAAAAAGGCAGGAACCATTAATCCAGTATTCCTATTGGATGAAATCGATAAAATGTCGAACGACTTTAGAGGAGACCCTTCTTCTGCGATGCTGGAAGTGCTAGACCCAGAACAAAACCATAACTTCAGCGATCATTATATTGAAGAAACTTATGATCTTTCCAATGTAATGTTCATTGCAACAGCTAATAATTTGGCAACTATCCCAGGACCGCTTCGTGACCGTATGGAAATAATAAATATTTCCGGATACACAGAGCTGGAAAAAATCCATATTGCCAAAGATCATTTGCTGCTTAAACAGATTAAAGACCATGGACTTACAAAAGGACAGCTGCAAATCAGGGAAGATGCCATTCAAAATATTGTCCGCCATTATACCCGAGAAGCAGGCGTAAGAAGCTTGGAGCGTCAAATCGCGACGATTTGCCGCAAAACAGCGAGAATGATTGTATCAGAAGAAAAGAAAAAAGTAATTTTAACAAGCAAAAATGTGGTAGAATTTCTAGGTAAGCCTATCTTTAGATATGGTCAGGCAGAACTTGAGGATCAAGTTGGTGTTGCGACAGGACTTGCATACACGACAGTCGGCGGAGATACGCTGCAAATAGAAGTATCATTAGCTCCTGGTAAAGGTAAGCTTGTCCTTACAGGGAAACTGGGTGATGTTATGAAGGAATCAGCACAGGCAGCATTCAGCTATATTCGCTCTAAAGCGGAAGAGCTGGGCATTGACTCGAAATTCCATGAGAAGTATGACATTCATATCCACGTCCCAGAAGGAGCGGTGCCAAAAGATGGACCGTCCGCAGGTATTACGATGGTGACAGCTCTTGTTTCCGCACTGTCTGGTAGACCGATTAAAAGAGAAGTAGGCATGACAG